Genomic segment of Gloeocapsa sp. PCC 7428:
GAAGTCGATACAAATTGCGATAATAGTCTGACTTGCGGACTCGTTCAATTAAACGCTGAAAAAAGCTACTAACAACTTCTTGACACGATTCGACTAAAATATCTTCAAGTTGATTTGCTAAGTAATACAGCGCCTCGACTAAAATAGCAATTAATGGTGCTGTTGCATTACGAGGATAAGTGAGTGTAGCGCGACTATACGCATCTGCAACTGAAAATGTATCGAGTAATTCATCTAAACGGCGAATCATCCGCGCTTGGAGTTTGCGAAAATCGTCTTCAAAAGCTGTACAAGTATTCGTAACTACCGCATTAACTTCAGCTTCGATATGTATTGCGTATTCTTTACCAATTTGTTGTAATTGTTGGCTAAGAAGTTCGAGTTCCCGCGCTTTCATTGCATCAATTTCACGCGGTTGACTATCCAATTCGCGCTGCGCATCCATATAATGTTTCCGCAGACTGATACACAACGGCTGTAAATCGTTTGCTAAAGTGGCAAATAACTGCGGGCGTTTTTCTTCGGTAAGATACTGAGTAATTGCACTCCGAAATTCTTCAATACCACTATCTGTAATTAACTGCTCGATCAAGAGTGTACCTTGTTCGGCTAAAATTCGGAGATAGTTTTCATTCGGCGTTTCATAGCTATTTACTGAAATGCGAAACTTACTTGGCGAAAGCTTACCCGAATTAGCACAGTAGCGATTAAATTCATTAACAAATTGCGGTGTGTCTTCTTTACCCTCAACACCTTTGACACTTTCAGCAAAGATAGAGTCTAAACCAAAGCGATCGCCTTCACTGGTATGCTTGATCTGACTACCGTAAAAGCCAAGTAATCCACTTGTTTTGTAAACGCGGCGGGTATCTTGAAACTGCGAGATAACTAAATCGTCCAACCGTTGCCGTAGTTGCGTATTGTACCAAGTTTCATCAATGCGGTTGAAAACATAAAAAACGCGATCGCGGATTCCTGAATTACCCCGCATCGTTTCTAGTAACTCCGTTTCTTCCTTCGTCATATCGCCAGCAGCAGCGGGTTTGAGTACGCAGACAACTGCTGAAGTATCAGGATGTTCGATCTTGCGATACGTCAATTCCGCATCCTTTTGTACTGGCGCATCGATTCCTGGGGTATCTATGAGAATATTGCCATCTTGCAAAAGCGGATGATGACAGTAATACTCGACACGCTTTAAAACTGCACTATTACTACCGCGACGCGCATAACTTGCAGCTTCCTTGAGATTAGCAAAATTAAACTGCTCCATCGAATACGTAGTATGATTCGTACTGTGGATGCGATCGCGATTTTCCTCAAAACCTTGTAGTAGTAAAATTAACGCCTTCGCTTGCTTAGCGCGTTCAGATTTACTCTCACCACCTTCGTGTTGAATAATGAGTTCGCATCCTTGACGCAGCAAAGTAATGACTTCAGGCTCGTTTATTTTAACTTGTGCAGTTAAACCCAACCGCTGACACAACGCCTCAGCTTGTTCGCAAATTTCCGCTGCACTCAAAAAAGTCAGAATAACCTTTTCCGCTTCTGGTTCAGCATAAGCAATATAACACTCAGTCCCCGTAGCATGTCCTTCAGCACTATAAAGAAGTTCGCGTTCCAACAGTGCATTAATCAACATTGATTTACCAGCGCTAAACGCCCCAGCAAAGACAATCTCAAATGTTGGCGAAACAACTTTGCGAAGCGAAGACTGTACCGAAGATGTATCTTGAGTACGCAGCGCTGGCTCTTGATGCAACAATTGTAATAGACTTTCAACCTGCGCTGACAAATTCTCACACTGCGGAAACTGAGACATATAACTTAGTAGGTAAATAAGTAAAAATAAACGTAATATTGAGAGTGGTAATTGGTCATTGGTAATTGCAGAAAATACCTCTTTCCTAGTTACTCGTTACCGATTACTCATTAACTGAACTAAACAAGCGTAGAAAAACTTTATTGCATTTATTTTATAAATTTCAGTCAAATATCACGCTAGTAAAATCACCGAAACAATTTTTGTTCAAATTAAAGTAACTCAGTAAGATTACTAATTAAAACCAATGCAAGTATTAGCATTAAGACTAAAACCAGATACAGATTTACGCCAAATTCTAAAGAATTTTGTTCTTCAAAAAAATATCAAAGCAGGTTTTATTTTGAGCGCAATAGGTAGCCTCAAACAAGCAACAATTCGCTTCGCTAATCAAGAGAAAAGTACCGTATTAACCGATAAATTTGAAATACTTTCCCTCAACGGTACATTAACCACAAACGGCATTCATCTCCACATTTGCATATCAGACAAACACGGAAAAACCATTGGTGGACATTTAGACAACGGTTGCATAATCTACACAACCGCAGAAATCGTTATCGGAACCACAAAAGACTTCACCTTCACACGCACCCTTGATTCTCAAACAGGCTACAACGAACTAGAAATCCTCCCCCACCAATAAACCCTCCGTAACCTCTTCCTTCGTGTCCTACTCTACGAGAAGCCGCCCTACGAGCGTCTATGTGCCTTAGTGGTAGCCTTAAGCCCTTCGGGTTCGCAGTCGCAGCCACCCAGCGCGCTGCTCACCGCTATGCGTCTACGTATCGTCCAACTTATACCTAATTCCCACCCGCTGCAACATCTCAACATCCAAATTCTCAACTTTCCCCACCTCAGTATTTTGAAACAACACTGTAAACGCCCCCGCGCCTAATTTACTTTGTGGGAACAATCGATAACAAGGAATACGAGAAAGACAAGATTGATACTCTACTAACTCAGGAATCTCTACCGCTTGAAACTGCGGAAACTTACTCAAAAACCACTCACACACTTGCTCATTTTCTTCAATCGAATACGTACAAGTCATATAAGTTAAATACCCTTGTGGTGCTACTAACTGTGCTGAATTAGCTAGAATTCGCTTTTGGCGATTCGCATTTTTATTAATTGTAGTAGGATGAAAGCATCCAGGGGCTTTACCGCCTTTTGCTAGTAAAGATTGACCTGTACAAGGAGCATCAACAATGACAAATTGACTTGAATTAGGAACGGATTCTGCTAAATAACTGGAATCTTTATTTAAAACTATTGAAGAATGAATCTGACAGCGTTTTAAATTAGAAATGAGCATTCCAATACGTTTGCTAATTGCTTCATTGCATACAAGTAATTGTGGTCGTAATGCCCGCCACGCAAATACACTTTTACCACCTGGTGCAGCACACATATCCAATACAGTGTTTATAGGCGATCGCACTGCATATAAACTCATCGCTGCAAAGACTGAAGAAAAGTCTAAACAGTAATAATAACCTTCATCATGTAACGGATGTTGACCAGGTTTTTCGCCTAAAGATAAACGTTCAATAAAAGGTGGTTGCCAAGATATTGGTAACTCTACATTAAATGGAGATTTCTGATCTCGACACCAAAGAATACAAGGGTGAAATGGTTGGGGATGAATCAATGCATTAATAAATTTTTCTTGTTCTATTGTGTCATCAAACAAGCGACAACTTAATTTTATTAGTAAGTTTGAAGGTTTATCCATTATCAAAATTTAAAATAAATGTAGCGTAGATGTCTCGACTGCGCCCTGTTTGCAAAACCACAGACAAAACTGTCACACTACAAGCAATAGACTTAGAGTGCTAACTTCACAATAAATATATACTGAGAAATACTTATAACTATGACACCAAGCTGCATCAATTTTATCAAATAATCTTAAGTAAATAGGTGTAATCAAGCATTACTTGCGGAAAACTGGAAGCGGAAAATGAAGTAACTTCTATTCTTCACACCCTTATTATCTATTACTAAAATATAAACTTATATACAGTAGGAGGCTGACGTGACTTCGGATAAGTTTCGTCACCAGTTACGCCATGAAGCCCAAATATGGCAAGCTGAGGGACTCATAGATGATTTGCAATACGAGCAGCTATCACAACGCTATCAATTTAACACGCTTGATAGCACAGCCCGTAATAGTTTTATCGCCATTTTAGTTGGTTTGGGTAGTATTCTGATCGGTTTAGGAATTATTACCTTTGTAGCTGCAAATTGGCAAGAATTACCGCGACTTGGTAAAGTCACACTACTACTAAGTTTGTTTATCGGTGTTAATATTGCAGGCTTTTGGTTATGGAAACACCCTAAAGAATCGCGACAACGCCTAGGACATGGATTGCTGCTTTTGGGGGCACTGATTCTGGGTGCAAATATGGGATTGATGGGGCAAATTTTTCACATCAATGCGCCATTTTATGAATTATTACTGGCTTGGGGAATTGGTGTGTTAGCAATGGCATACAGCCTGCGGTTAACTTCGTTGGGCGTGTTGTCAATTATATTGCTGTGGCTGGGATATTGGGGATATTGGGGAAGCGCGATCGCCCAAAGTTGGTCAACAGCTGCAATAACAGAAGTAACATGGTCGTCGCTCATCGGGCAACATATGCCGCTATTATCAGTAGTATTATTTATCCCGTTAGCTTATTGGTGTCGTTCTGGTTGGATTTTTGCGCTAGGTGCGATCGCCATTGTCACATCCTTAGAAGCAAATCTCCAAACTTTCGTGTGGGGAACGTCTCAAAGCGGTTGGGTAACAAGTATTGCGTTTGCGCTACCAGCAGCTTTGTTATGGAGTTATGATGACTCACCCCTGGTGCATGGTAATTTTCTTAGACTACATAGACACAGCGATCGCCATCTCAAATTTGGTTCATTTCAAGCGATCGCGCGTAACTTAGCCTTATTTACTCTGGGAGTCTTATTCATCTTTGCAGCCACAACCGCTTTTTGGGACTCTTTGGCGCAATCTACCGAGTATAATACTCCATCGCGACAAAACCAACTGCTGCTCATTGATGCAGTCGTCTTAGCTGGTATTGCAGTTTGGCAATGGATTAGTTTAATGACTTCGCAAAGCCGTCGCCGTCGTCAACAAAATATGACTACCATTGTTGTCGGTGTGTTTATCTGCATTATTGCTTTAGTCACTTTTTGGCATATTGAGGTAGCGAACATTTCACCATACGCCACCTTTATCTTCAATGTCATGTTATTCCTCTTTGCAGCAGGGTTAATTCGTACAGGATTAGCTAAAGGAGGAAGACGCGCCTTTTGGGGTGGAATGCTGCTATTAAGCTTACGGATTTTCTACGTATTTTTGCTATCTGCGACAGGATTACTCTTCAAATCCTTAGTGTTCATTTTATGTGGCATTGGTGTCATGGCTGTAGGGCTATGGTTTGAACGCCACATTCGCATTCACCATCCAGCAAAATCATAGTTTTGAAAGGATTCAGTATGACATCTCGTGTTAAGACAACACCTGAAGCGTTAAAGCCGCAAAAACTTCCGCAAATTCCATTTTGGCGGCTATGGCTACCACTACTGTTTCAAACAGGAATTATTTTAGCTGCACCAGCGCAGCCGTTTTATACGCAACTTACCGGAAAAACCGCGATTCTGCAAACTGTCCCTGTCGATCCTTACGATCCATTACGAGGTTATTCGCAAACACTCAGCTATGATATTTCCCAAATTAACAACTTGCAGCGTCTTCCTGGTTGGCAAGAGTTAACGCAACAGCATACTAGCGCGCCTTTGGTTCATGATGTACCCATAGGAACAAACCTTTATGTCACCCTCGAAGCGCCTACATCGAGTTCAACACCACCAACCGCGTGGAAACCTGTACGCGTTAGTCGCGATCGCCCGCAAATCGCTGCAAATCAAGTTGCGATTAAAGGAAAGTTTACTGGAAACTCAGTTACTTACGGCTTAGAAACATATTATATGCCCGAAGCGCAGCGCGATGAAATCAATCAAAGCATTGCACAAGCCCAACGCAACCAACAACAGCGATCGCTTGTCGTCGAAGTGAAAGTTGATGCTCAAGGTCGTGCTGTACCGATGAGCTTTTGGGTAAATCAGCGTAATTATCGATTTTAACGTCAGTTTGATGGAGTTATCAGAATTAGAAAAACAAATTATTGTTAATTCTTGGTCGTTTCTCACTGAGATGATCCTACAACCGACAATGCAGAGAGGAAATCATACAACATACTTTGTTCACACGCCGACAAATCAATTTGTTCTCAAAATCTACTCCACGACAACAGCAAATTCTCAAATTGAATACGAACACTCGTTACTCGTCTTTTTACAACAAGCGTTATTATGATTCGTGGCTATTACAAACACAGTCTAGATTCATAACCCGCGCAGGCGGGTTTTGTCTGTGTCGTCGCGACTGGAAGTCGCCCTTCGATTACAAATACAAATTATTCCTCCACCCGATAACCCAACTCAGACAACCGAAAACGCGATTGTCGCCATTTGGGTTGCACTTTCACGAATAATTCCAGATAAACTTTACCCGCGATTAACTTTTGCATTTGTTCTCGCGCCGCCGAACCGATCGCTTTCAGCATCGTACCGCCCTTGCCAATTAAAATACCTTTTTGCGAGTCGCGTTCCACATGAATTGTCGCTAAAACGCGCGTAATTGTTGTATCTTCCTCAACGCGATCAATCGTCACAGCTACCGAGTGGGGAACTTCTTCGCGCGTGAGAAGCAAAATTTGTTCGCGAATTAATTCGCCCATAATAAACCGTTCAGGTTGATCGGTGACTAAATCGGGCGGATAGTAGTATGGTCCTGGTTCTAAATGCGTAACAAGTAATTGTTGCAGCGTGTCTAACCCGTCGCCTGTCAGTGCAGAAAACTTGACAATTTGCCATTGATGAGGTGTTGCTAACTCTTCATAAGTACAATCGAGTTGCTGCGATGCTTGTTGATCGATTTTGTTGATGCCCAAAATCACAGGGTTTTCTGTGCGACTGAGAAGATCGACAATAAAGCGATCGCCGCCGCCTGCGGGTTGCGAACCATCGACGACAAATAAAATGACATCAACCGCATCAATTGCAATTTTGGCATTGCGAACTAAAACTTCGCCGAGTTGGTGGTGCGGTTTGTGAATTCCTGGCGTATCGACAAAAATGAGTTGTGCTTCCGGTGTGGTTAAGATTCCCTGCAAGCGATTTCGCGTAGTTTGCGCCACGGGCGAAGTAATGGCAATTTTTTGTCCCACGAGTTGATTCATCAATGTCGATTTACCAACATTCGGACGACCAACAATACCTATAAAACCCGATTTGTATCCAGTAGGCGCTTGCGGAATACTCCACGCTTCAGAAAAATTCAAACTATCAATATCACTCACTTTCGTAGTCATCCTGAATTACATCAAAGAACTAAGTAAACTAAAAGCAAATTGCTACAACTAGCCACTAACCATTAACCAATAACTACTATTTGCAAGTTTTAATATAGTTTCTTTGCCAAAAATCACAAATAATAAAGTCCTGCGGAAATTTACAAAAAGTGTCTACCTAATCTAGTTTAATCATCTTCTAAAGAGGACTTTTAGCTTAAGTCAACATGGGAGAACACAAACGCATTGGTATTCTTACCAGTGGCGGTGATTGCGCTGGATTAAATGCTGTGATTCGGGCAGTGGTGAATCGCGCGGTAGGGACTTACGGTTGGGAAGTGTTGGGTATTCGCCAAGCTACGCTAGGGTTAATGCAGCAACCACCGAAGTATATCGCTTTGGACATTGAGAAGGTAAATTCTTTGCTGACGGCTGGCGGTACAGTTTTAGGCACCACCAATAAAGGCAATCCGTTTGCTTATCCAATGGCGGATGGTAGTGTATGCGATCGCTCTGAGGAAATTATCGCAGGTTATCGTCAACTCAACTTAGATGCCTTAATCGGAATTGGCGGCGATGGTAGCTTAGCAATTTTACGGCGTCTTGCCCAACAAGGAGGCATTAACTTAGTTGCCATTCCCAAAACAATTGATAACGATGTCGGAGTTACTGAACTTTCAATTGGTTTTGAAACTGCGGTGAGTATTGCAACCGAAGCCCTCGATCGATTGCATTTTACCGCTGCGAGTCACAGCCGCGTTATGATTTTGGAAGTGATGGGGCGCGATGCGGGACACATCGCCATTAGCGCCGGAATTGCTGGCGGTGCAGATGTTATCCTCATTCCTGAAATTCCCTATACCGTTGACCAAGTTTGCCGTAATATTAAAGAACGCCAAGAACAAGGCAAAAACTACTGTTTAATCGTCGTTTCTGAAGCTGTACGCAATGAAACTGGCAATTCGGTTGTGAGTACCGATCGCATGGGTGAATGCAGATATGGCGGTATCGGTCAGTATTTAGCAGATGAAATTTGTCATCGCATTGGTGCTGAAACCCGCGTCACCGTTTTGGGACATATTCAACGCGGTGGAACTCCTTCACCGTTAGAAAGACTGATTGCTTCAGCTTTTGGCGTCGCTGCCGTTGATTTAATCGCCGAGCAAAAATACGATCAAATGGTAACATGGCAAAATCGTCAAGTTGTGAGCGTCCCCATCGCCGAAGCGATCGCTCAATATCGCGCGGTTGATCCGCATGGAACTCTCGTCAAAACTGCCAGAGGCTTAAATATCTGTATGGGAGATTAAATAACTTATGGGATAGGCATTCTGCCTGTCCTTTAAACTACATTATTGCTAATACATATTCGCCTTCATTCACTGCATAATTAGTAGCAACATCATAAACAAAACCATCTTTTTCTGCGCAAATATCAATGACATAAGGCAATTCTCCAGTTTTATTAAACATTAGAATTTGATATAGCCTTTCTCCCATTTTAACCTTGCTACCAAGTGGTACTCG
This window contains:
- a CDS encoding RsmB/NOP family class I SAM-dependent RNA methyltransferase, with protein sequence MDKPSNLLIKLSCRLFDDTIEQEKFINALIHPQPFHPCILWCRDQKSPFNVELPISWQPPFIERLSLGEKPGQHPLHDEGYYYCLDFSSVFAAMSLYAVRSPINTVLDMCAAPGGKSVFAWRALRPQLLVCNEAISKRIGMLISNLKRCQIHSSIVLNKDSSYLAESVPNSSQFVIVDAPCTGQSLLAKGGKAPGCFHPTTINKNANRQKRILANSAQLVAPQGYLTYMTCTYSIEENEQVCEWFLSKFPQFQAVEIPELVEYQSCLSRIPCYRLFPQSKLGAGAFTVLFQNTEVGKVENLDVEMLQRVGIRYKLDDT
- a CDS encoding DUF2157 domain-containing protein — protein: MTSDKFRHQLRHEAQIWQAEGLIDDLQYEQLSQRYQFNTLDSTARNSFIAILVGLGSILIGLGIITFVAANWQELPRLGKVTLLLSLFIGVNIAGFWLWKHPKESRQRLGHGLLLLGALILGANMGLMGQIFHINAPFYELLLAWGIGVLAMAYSLRLTSLGVLSIILLWLGYWGYWGSAIAQSWSTAAITEVTWSSLIGQHMPLLSVVLFIPLAYWCRSGWIFALGAIAIVTSLEANLQTFVWGTSQSGWVTSIAFALPAALLWSYDDSPLVHGNFLRLHRHSDRHLKFGSFQAIARNLALFTLGVLFIFAATTAFWDSLAQSTEYNTPSRQNQLLLIDAVVLAGIAVWQWISLMTSQSRRRRQQNMTTIVVGVFICIIALVTFWHIEVANISPYATFIFNVMLFLFAAGLIRTGLAKGGRRAFWGGMLLLSLRIFYVFLLSATGLLFKSLVFILCGIGVMAVGLWFERHIRIHHPAKS
- a CDS encoding GDYXXLXY domain-containing protein, whose amino-acid sequence is MTSRVKTTPEALKPQKLPQIPFWRLWLPLLFQTGIILAAPAQPFYTQLTGKTAILQTVPVDPYDPLRGYSQTLSYDISQINNLQRLPGWQELTQQHTSAPLVHDVPIGTNLYVTLEAPTSSSTPPTAWKPVRVSRDRPQIAANQVAIKGKFTGNSVTYGLETYYMPEAQRDEINQSIAQAQRNQQQRSLVVEVKVDAQGRAVPMSFWVNQRNYRF
- a CDS encoding ATP-dependent 6-phosphofructokinase, which gives rise to MGEHKRIGILTSGGDCAGLNAVIRAVVNRAVGTYGWEVLGIRQATLGLMQQPPKYIALDIEKVNSLLTAGGTVLGTTNKGNPFAYPMADGSVCDRSEEIIAGYRQLNLDALIGIGGDGSLAILRRLAQQGGINLVAIPKTIDNDVGVTELSIGFETAVSIATEALDRLHFTAASHSRVMILEVMGRDAGHIAISAGIAGGADVILIPEIPYTVDQVCRNIKERQEQGKNYCLIVVSEAVRNETGNSVVSTDRMGECRYGGIGQYLADEICHRIGAETRVTVLGHIQRGGTPSPLERLIASAFGVAAVDLIAEQKYDQMVTWQNRQVVSVPIAEAIAQYRAVDPHGTLVKTARGLNICMGD
- a CDS encoding PPC domain-containing DNA-binding protein codes for the protein MQVLALRLKPDTDLRQILKNFVLQKNIKAGFILSAIGSLKQATIRFANQEKSTVLTDKFEILSLNGTLTTNGIHLHICISDKHGKTIGGHLDNGCIIYTTAEIVIGTTKDFTFTRTLDSQTGYNELEILPHQ
- a CDS encoding dynamin-like GTPase family protein, which gives rise to MSQFPQCENLSAQVESLLQLLHQEPALRTQDTSSVQSSLRKVVSPTFEIVFAGAFSAGKSMLINALLERELLYSAEGHATGTECYIAYAEPEAEKVILTFLSAAEICEQAEALCQRLGLTAQVKINEPEVITLLRQGCELIIQHEGGESKSERAKQAKALILLLQGFEENRDRIHSTNHTTYSMEQFNFANLKEAASYARRGSNSAVLKRVEYYCHHPLLQDGNILIDTPGIDAPVQKDAELTYRKIEHPDTSAVVCVLKPAAAGDMTKEETELLETMRGNSGIRDRVFYVFNRIDETWYNTQLRQRLDDLVISQFQDTRRVYKTSGLLGFYGSQIKHTSEGDRFGLDSIFAESVKGVEGKEDTPQFVNEFNRYCANSGKLSPSKFRISVNSYETPNENYLRILAEQGTLLIEQLITDSGIEEFRSAITQYLTEEKRPQLFATLANDLQPLCISLRKHYMDAQRELDSQPREIDAMKARELELLSQQLQQIGKEYAIHIEAEVNAVVTNTCTAFEDDFRKLQARMIRRLDELLDTFSVADAYSRATLTYPRNATAPLIAILVEALYYLANQLEDILVESCQEVVSSFFQRLIERVRKSDYYRNLYRLLGNDSGIEQQLKLLEKNVKQALISAARVECDRFVRESPRFYDEGTFSIYHFRQTLQQTSQGYDCESMIEAEPAIRQLLKLDFEPKVSATIRKSFRQAINNTIKTLLIPAADKQADEILQQYTHARAYLEQTLEQEVEEKIRRNEQSLADIYNNITSYNQAISHINSCLQAMHLHEHLLPKIEENILKYNDAILNAFKVTTKNIYS
- the era gene encoding GTPase Era, which encodes MTTKVSDIDSLNFSEAWSIPQAPTGYKSGFIGIVGRPNVGKSTLMNQLVGQKIAITSPVAQTTRNRLQGILTTPEAQLIFVDTPGIHKPHHQLGEVLVRNAKIAIDAVDVILFVVDGSQPAGGGDRFIVDLLSRTENPVILGINKIDQQASQQLDCTYEELATPHQWQIVKFSALTGDGLDTLQQLLVTHLEPGPYYYPPDLVTDQPERFIMGELIREQILLLTREEVPHSVAVTIDRVEEDTTITRVLATIHVERDSQKGILIGKGGTMLKAIGSAAREQMQKLIAGKVYLELFVKVQPKWRQSRFRLSELGYRVEE